In a genomic window of Vespula vulgaris chromosome 13, iyVesVulg1.1, whole genome shotgun sequence:
- the LOC127068471 gene encoding J domain-containing protein DDB_G0295729-like, translating into MNNQQHYTNDHQSDQPYEQQQQQQQQQQQQQQEQQQLYGDKRNDLRERIFTCPDCRKSYAVYRSLWRHRKFECINAKPKLACDSCPYKSPHKWCIENHKKKHHINFIQDDPFNWNHFNETRNKI; encoded by the coding sequence ATGAACAATCAACAACATTACACCAACGATCATCAGTCTGATCAACCGTAtgaacagcaacaacaacaacagcaacagcagcagcagcaacaacaagaacaacaacaattaTATGGTGATAAGAGGAATGATTtacgagagagaatatttacgTGTCCCGATTGTAGAAAGTCTTATGCCGTTTATAGATCATTATGGAGGCATAGAAAATTCGAATGTATTAATGCCAAACCGAAACTAGCATGCGACTCGTGTCCTTATAAGAGTCCTCACAAATGGTGCATAGAAAATCATAAGAAGAAGCAtcacattaattttatacaggATGATCCATTTAATTGGAATCATTTCAATGAGACTAGAAACAAAAtctaa